The Oreochromis aureus strain Israel breed Guangdong linkage group 7, ZZ_aureus, whole genome shotgun sequence region CAAAGAGTCATGCTGACAAATTTCTTTaatttactacagcagcatttctttatcatgtagatACTGCATTTGATTTGCTTATATCAAGATATCTGAGGTATTAAATATATAGTTAAACTTCCTTAGACTGACGAAGAGGAGTTTCGCTTGTCCAGCCCACTTGCATTAACATTTTCACTAACAGCGCCACACTACATGGAAAATAGTAATTTCAGTCTTGGTTTAGGAAGTTTGTTATAGTCCTagtgttttttgtgttgtggtttgttttgtgtttttgttttttaatttttgtttttattgtattgttCTACATTTCAGATTCCAGCAACAAGTCTATCTGGTGATAAAAGTGATAGTGAAGCATCGAGGATTTATATGCAGCTTTCAAGGAAAGATCCCATTATCAAACTGCTCTATGTCACACCTGAAAAGGTGAGCTTTTTGTGACTTGTAATCTAATTTTGAAAGATTTAATTATGTTATAATTGGATAATTAAACATGTCTGTAACTATAAATTTTGTAATGCTTAAAACTGACGACTCCTTTTATTCCTCACTCCCCACCAAAAGGTGAGTGCGAGTAACAGGTTAATCTCCGCACTGCAGAACTTGTACGAGCGAGGCCTTCTGGCTCGGTTTATCATAGATGAAGCCCATTGTGTCAGTCAGGTATGCTCCTTTTCTTTCATGCGCACCCAGTCCTGCTGTacgcttttatttttagcagcagCCATTTTGAATCATCCcatcattttaaatctttcagtGGGGCCACGATTTCCGCCCAGACTACAAGAAGCTGCATGAACTGCGTCAGAAGTTCCCCAATGTGGCAATGATGGCTCTGACAGCCACGGCTACGCCACGAGTGCAGAAAGACATCCTCAACCAGCTGAACATGAGTCGACCCCAAGTGTATGTGTTCACTTTCAGCCTCTGGCTTagatttattgtgtgtgtgggtgtgtgggtgtgggtgtggtttttttcttgctggaTCAAAAAGCAAAATGGTAACTGAACATTTTTCTTCCAATGTGTTTTCAGGTTTACAATGAGCTTCAACAGAACAAACCTGAAGTACGCGGTGCTGCCCAAGAAACCCAAAAAGGTGGATGAGGACTGCACCAGCTGGATCAAGAAGCACTATCCACGTAAATAATTCAGTACTTTCTCTGATCCTGGTGCATGCTATTTTCAGAACACTGTCATAACTGCTGTGTTAAATTTTTAACTGTATATGAACACTTTGAGCCCTCACATGTCTGGAACAgtatgtgggaaatcaaaacagTTTGCAGACAACAAGCCAAGTGGATTACTGTGTAGAATTTTATTATATCAAGTTGTTGGATGTTATTTTGGATAGAAGTAAAATCCCCAAGTTCTTTTAAATCTGTGTTTTGTCGGAGGTTATGTGCATCTGTCTGTTGTTCTGATGCAGGTGACTCTGGCATCGTGTACTGCTTGTCTCGTAACGACTGTGATGCCATGGCTGAGAGTCTTCAGAGAGCAGGGTTATCAGCCCTGTCATATCACGCAGGACTCAGTGACAGTGACCGAGAGTATGTGCAGAGCAAATGGATCAATCAGGATGGTTGCCAGGTCAGCTCAAAACTCAAATTATAGATATTATGAACATAACCAGCAGTCTGGGTACTGGCCACAAAGACGAGATCACTAGATGGTTGTGTAATTTAAAGTACAGTTTTGAGTCATGCTTGATATTGCTCTTCTTTCATTGCTGCCAACAGGTCATCTGTGCCACCATAGCCTTTGGCATGGGCATTGACAAGCCTGATGTGCGCTATGTGATCCACGCTAGTCTGCCTAAATCGATGGAAGGATACTACCAGGAGTCAGGGAGAGCTGGCAGGGATGGAGAGATCTCTCACTGCATTCTCTTTTACTCCTACACCGACGTCCAGCGCATCAAGAGGATTATCAGCAGTAAGTGATAGAAAATCAAACCGTCCAGGCCAGTTCAGCTCCTAACATGTTTACACAGTGTCTTTTTGGCTTCTTGCATTATCGCAGTGGACAGAGAAGGCGACAGACACACCAAGGCAACTCACTACAACAACCTACACAGCATGGTGCACTTCTGCGAGAACGTGATGGAGTGCAGAAGAATTCAGCTGCTTGCGTACTTCGGAGAGCTGAAGTTCAACAGAAACTTTTGTAAGGACCATCCAGACGTCAGCTGCGACAACTGTACCAAACCCAACGTAGGAATCATTTCTTCTATGTCGATGATATATGTAACTTACCGCCAGCTGTTTGTAATTGACCATCAATGTTCCTTAAAACAGCAATACAAGATGCGAAACGTGACTGAAGATGTGAAAAAGATCGTGAGGTTTGTCCAGGAGAACTGTGAGAAAGTCGGAGCAAGGTTTGGCAAGACTGCTAACCAAAACAGACTGACCCTCAACATGCTTGTGGATATCTTCATAGGTACAGTACATACACAAGCAAGCAGTAAAAATGCCTTTGTCAACTAGACAAGTTGATATTCCCAGTACAGTTGTTTGAAATATGTATGgttaaaaactgtaaatgttcTTTTATGTCAGGCTCTAAAGCTGCCAAGGTACAGACAGGAATGTTTGGCATTGGAGCAGCCTACTCCAGACACAATGCTGACcgtctttttaaaaagctggTTCTGGATAACGTCCTGGTTGAAGACCTCTACATCACCAATGGTGGGCAAGCTGTGTCTTATGTCTCCGCTGGAACAAAAGCCATGAATGTGCTGTCTGGACACATGCAGGTAAGAGGTCGCACATCAGCATTTAAGGCCTTTACAGACCTGACAGGCATGATAAAATCAATTATCAATTGTTTTTCATGGTGCTTTTTAATTTGCTTGCAGTGTGCATTACAAATTCATATcctaaaaaaatctgaatttgtgtcatttttactAGAAACGATTGGTGTACAAAGGGCTTTAAAGTGTCATAAAGAGAGGTAGAGTAGGAGTTTGCATTGAAGTGCTGCCAGTCATTGAAAACATTGCTGGCTCTAATCATTTCCCAGGTGGAGTTTTATGAGACCGAGAGCGCGTCCACCATCAGGAAACATAAAGCTGGCACGGCGAAGAACATCTCCCGGAGAGAGGAGATGGTGCAGGAGTGTCTTAAGGAGCTGTTGGATCTCTGCAAGCAGCTAGGGAAAGCGTTTGGCCTTCATTATTACAACATTTTCTCCACTGCCACATTGAAAAAGATCGCTGGTAATTAAACTTCTCAGACACAgaactttttatttaatttcaaaagcaaacattttGTAACTTGACACGCTTTTTGTCACATTCAGAAAAGCTTTCTTCTGACCCTGAAGTCCTCCTGCAAATTGATGGTGTAACAGAAGATAAACTGGACAAGTATGGAGCTGAAGTCATTCAGGTCCTACAGAAATATTCTGAGTGGCAGCTACCTGGTAAGAGATCCTACTGAAGTTTTGCACATTGCAACTTTTTGCATCAGATGATGGTGTTCTGTCGTCAACCTATCTGGCAGGTGGGCAGCATGTACACCTGAGTTTGTGAATAAGACAACTTGAAAATGAGGCGACATAGAAGCTTCCAATTCTATCATAATGTATCTCGGACCAGTTTAAATCTGTGACCTCAAGGTCAGATGTCAAGGTTTCttaaaatcttgtgaatgtgataacttgaGATCAAGGTGTGTAGGATTTTGAAGTTGACACCATAGGCATGTCTATGAGGAAGCTGACCACTAGCACTAATTTCACACattgtgtttaattttaatttttgtgtttaattttttcTGTGTATCAGAGGAGCAGGCTGACAGTGGGGGCGACGGGTGGATAGACACGGCACGAGGTCACACTCGTGGAAATGACGAGGACGACACAGAGTCCTCCACCTACTTCCGTAATAAGTCTGCACAGGGACAGAAGAGAAAGAAGGCTCCGTTCTTTAAGTATtccaagaagaaaaaaggatgTGGCAACACAAGCTCCAGTTCTAAAGGGTCTGTAGAGTGTTTTCTCACATGTCATCATCCAGTTGGAGATCATATTTGCCAATAGGCGTCACCTTGTAACTGAACTcttcttttgctttcttttgtctTGCTGTGGTGGTTTTTGTGGATTTAGCCGTGGCTACAGCAGCAATAAATCCTGGTCGTCCTCCAGCTCCAGGGGTGGAGGTCGAGGGTCCAGGAGCTTAGCAGGTGATGCATCAGCAACCAGGAGACCAGGATTACTGGCAGCCCCGATGCCTCAAAGCAGCCAGCGTCCGTTTTTAAAGCCAGTATTTTCACACTTTAGCTAGGACTCCTTCGTCCCGTATCTGACTTTGTAGGCTAGTAAGCTAACTTTCTAATCCACcaagctgctgctgcgtgtTGGACCAgctaaaactgcattttctgtACAGTTATCGCATATTTATATTGTTGTACATTTTTACTTGAATTCTGTGGCCAGAATCCTTCCCTGCACATTTATGTGCTTATCTTAtttgataataaaaataaattaaaatcttATTCATGAGTATCAATTTaacttgttttggtttgttttttttgtttttttttttaacacaaaaccACACGAGCAGCTGCatctgtttttaacatttatttcaaGTTTGAAGTGTCTTATTTAATGGCACCAGTTACAAGGGACTATTGGAGAGAAACAATATTTTATACTGACTTGTACAGAAGGTTACCTACAGTACAAACATTGGTTTCGGAATGGATCAGACTGAACAAGAACTGGATTTGGCacatggatatatatatatgtatatatacttGTATATTTAACATAATTAAACAGCAATCTCCGATCTGAGGATAGAATGAGGCAGACTAGAGAACACGCCACCAGACATGGATATGCATATACACTCACTGACGTGTATGCACAGTTGTGTGAAGGTCTGTCTACTGGGAGCGAGCAAAGGGGCAAAAAGCAGAGCAAGATGTTTTGGGTTAGTTTCATTAAACCCTTCGCACCATCCACATTAATGTGACAGGGGCTCTGGCCAGGAAGGAAATCAAGCCAATTAAGAACAAACCTAATTGTGGTCAGGTAAGTTGGTTTGTGACTGCAACAGAAATCttaaattctgattttttttttttttagctgttttagcTAATAATGACTCAGATATGTAGACAATATAACACGTCACAGTAAAGTGCAGTCCagtagaatttaaaaaaaaagcaacctcAGGCATGAAACTTAAGATCTTTTTGTTACAGCCTTCATAACAATCGATCAAAGGTTTACAGAAATCTATGGTACTTGGCTGTCGTATGAAATTGCATTTTAAATCCATGCAGCTTCTGTTACTGGGTTAATTCTCATCACgtgtattttacttttactaAAATTAATGTTTCATCTTCCACTGCAACCACATATTTTTTGAAAAAGTACAAGTATGTCGCTTCTTGTCATCTCCCATGAAGTACAGTAACTGCAGAATATGTAAACGTGGCGCTGCAACTGAAATGTAATGTCAGGTTAGTCACAGGAAACAGGCTTGCAAAGGTTTTTGCCTGCCTGTTGAACACTAGAGTCTAAGACAG contains the following coding sequences:
- the blm gene encoding Bloom syndrome protein homolog isoform X3; protein product: MDNWDDLDDFETPAKGKNNSFSSEVSEKSSKLLPSPTGEKAESTGKLNYDSLFKTSKLTSKNGKQTCMETDEPEENVNTTAVSPGPSLNQEPADWSDEEELAMKMNRKHPAHLKHIMSDSEEDNNAELEPFKGGTGNKEIWIDPKTIEIDDNSEPEDNLDCIPPSPIPDEITYTGSTLETRAKTADAEIGDNAVKSKSPVTLHEPSELCLKDKTNEKLFAIMESICALVDSIPEHELIALSCGDELLLKRAQRKRILATGGDCLFRMQQPDSTVISEPSFKETSFSSNGVSSNSSVPVDSKKPPQHRRSSVISVDYDSDDSDSVIDLKPLDNKDSRAIGVETDSICDSPSAHRLTKPSFNISEKSSIDLDGSDLFFSPKESESGVQKKSNNTPTFVAAEDEEMDDFYNDDFDIDDFNDSDIPDYFDEPQTSSAVTTAVKEGGPSKSSWEKKPTTPTSAPKPSTICSPEPTFKNPAHDRFRGFNFPHSQEMMKIFHKRFGLHQFRFNQLEAINAALLGEDAFVLMPTGGGKSLCYQLPACVSLGVTVVVSPLKSLIVDQVQKLTTLDIPATSLSGDKSDSEASRIYMQLSRKDPIIKLLYVTPEKVSASNRLISALQNLYERGLLARFIIDEAHCVSQWGHDFRPDYKKLHELRQKFPNVAMMALTATATPRVQKDILNQLNMSRPQVFTMSFNRTNLKYAVLPKKPKKVDEDCTSWIKKHYPRDSGIVYCLSRNDCDAMAESLQRAGLSALSYHAGLSDSDREYVQSKWINQDGCQVICATIAFGMGIDKPDVRYVIHASLPKSMEGYYQESGRAGRDGEISHCILFYSYTDVQRIKRIISMDREGDRHTKATHYNNLHSMVHFCENVMECRRIQLLAYFGELKFNRNFCKDHPDVSCDNCTKPNQYKMRNVTEDVKKIVRFVQENCEKVGARFGKTANQNRLTLNMLVDIFIGSKAAKVQTGMFGIGAAYSRHNADRLFKKLVLDNVLVEDLYITNGGQAVSYVSAGTKAMNVLSGHMQVEFYETESASTIRKHKAGTAKNISRREEMVQECLKELLDLCKQLGKAFGLHYYNIFSTATLKKIAEKLSSDPEVLLQIDGVTEDKLDKYGAEVIQVLQKYSEWQLPEEQADSGGDGWIDTARGHTRGNDEDDTESSTYFRNKSAQGQKRKKAPFFKYSKKKKGCGNTSSSSKGRGYSSNKSWSSSSSRGGGRGSRSLAGDASATRRPGLLAAPMPQSSQRPFLKPVFSHFS